One window of Argentina anserina unplaced genomic scaffold, drPotAnse1.1, whole genome shotgun sequence genomic DNA carries:
- the LOC126804958 gene encoding cyclic nucleotide-gated ion channel 1-like: MLLLLFFELQLLALDALFEIEIKSVFEKGWSFCSFKVSRVDDIEIQKNSFDCGILLLRYIIHYDNPLKDELDSINRRVQLALWLLQHPKNQALMKVMKALTDGDEEDVGNKKMKIEEEKPAKPKKGRGRPRQLITVFVKKLNKKKKNKKGHRVPTSTLACLNAHDQLKNEALNLNTSKSFVACNVRQHNLTYSKTVDYNISNWDALCSVNDTEPKIFDFGIYLYALQSDVVSDEEPVSRKMFQSIWWALRNLSSFGSNLNSSMGTLEIFFSASISITGMALFLVFLNARVQGYKERTKRHLLEKKNRLMKPDIDLWLFKNNLSKDMETGGTNKKKKIMETVIIDNIHKLEENSDLNVQNILSVLPKKDKQRIIQCIFDASLKKAPLLQTLDEKVLKAIRQHLVPVTYTEDSYIIQEGKPIGKLLLFTQGSAITFSHGGTGTSSGFSNNKWLKKGDFYGEELLSWFRSPQYLDIPISTENVIAQGKVEAFVIRAGDLRNIFLKFWWLFSKKVDASQLKHWEHLAASSLGILLTTWRRRKAEKGSRALPDSSKACCCFPHHANTKKTLWEKFSVKH; this comes from the exons atgttgttgttgttgttttttgaaCTACAGCTTTTGGCATTGGACGCattatttgaaattgaaatcaaaagtGTTTTTGAGAAAGGATGGTCATTTTGTTCATTCAAGGTTTCTCGGGTCGATGATATTGAAATCCAGAAGAATAGCTTTGATTGTGGCATTTTGTTGCTTAGATACATTATACACTATGATAATCCGTTGAAAGATGAG TTAGATTCTATCAATCGTCGCGTGCAACTTGCCCTTTGGTTGTTACAACACCCAAAAAACCAAGCATTGATGAAAGTGATGAAGGCTTTGACTGATGGAGATGAAGAGGATGTTGGCAACAAAAAGATGAAGATAGAAGAGGAAAAACCAGCAAAACCAAAAAAGGGCCGTGGCCGTCCTC GACAATTGATAACTGTTTTT GTTaaaaagttaaataaaaaaaagaaaaataaaaaggggCATCGGGTACCCACCAGTACCCTAGCCTGTCTCAATGCACATGATCAATTAAAAAACGAAGCGTTAAATTTAAATACAAGTAAGAGTTTTGTGGCCTGTAACGTCAGGCAACATAACCTCACATATTCTAAAACCGTTGATTataatatttcaaactggGATGCCTTATGCTCAGTGAATGACACTGAACCAAAGATTTTCGACTTTGGTATATATCTCTATGCTCTACAGTCTGATGTGGTAAGTGATGAAGAGCCTGTCTCACGAAAGATGTTTCAGTCAATTTGGTGGGCGCTACGGAATTTGAG TTCTTTTGGTTCAAACCTAAATAGCAGTATGGGCACTCTGGAAATCTTCTTCTCTGCTTCGATATCTATAACTGGCATGGCGCTATTTTTAGTATTTCTCAATGCAAGGGTTCAG GGTtacaaagaaagaacaaaaagGCATCTTTTGGAAAAGAAGAACCGATTGATGAAACCTGATATTGATTTATGGTTATTCAAAAACAACCTCTCGAAGGATATGGAAACAGGAGGGAccaataagaaaaagaaaataatggaGACAGTGATCATTGATAACATCCACAAACTTGAAGAAAACAGTGATCTTAATGTGCAAAATATACTCTCTGTTCTTCCCAAAAAAGACAAACAAAGGATCATTCAATGTATTTTCGATGCTTCACTGAAAAAG GCGCCACTGCTGCAAACACTAGATGAGAAGGTGTTGAAAGCAATTCGTCAGCATCTTGTGCCGGTGACTTACACTGAAGATAGCTATATTATTCAAGAGGGGAAGCCAATTGGAAAATTGCTCTTGTTCACTCAAGGAAGCGCAATCACCTTCTCCCATGGTGGAACTGGAACAAGTAGTGGCTTTTCAAACAACAAGTGGCTTAAAAAGGGAGATTTTTATGGCGAAGAACTCTTAAGTTGGTTCAGATCTCCCCAGTATCTGGATATACCCATCTCGACTGAGAATGTTATTGCACAAGGGAAAGTTGAAGCATTTGTTATCAGAGCCGGTGATTTAAGGAATATTTTCTTGAAGTTCTGGTGGCTTTTTAGCAAGAAAGTAGATGCTTCTCAGTTAAAGCACTGGGAGCATCTGGCAGCTTCTTCCCTTGGGATCCTACTAACAACATGGCGCCGTCGCAAAGCAGAGAAAGGCTCCCGAGCTTTACCAGATAGCTCCAAGGCATGCTGCTGCTTCCCTCATCATGCAAATACTAAAAAAACTCTCTGGGAAAAATTCTCTGTGAAGCACTAA
- the LOC126804957 gene encoding uncharacterized protein LOC126804957 isoform X1 produces MDVFTYSTVVKVFSDAKMWHLALNVKEDMLSAGVIPNTVTWSSFISASVLTFFYMLVLRLASMIGLFAFSILLRVINFRELLAKTTKVVQVMRTLKMPARATELSEASNPGCLFYRPLQQEDFDFFLKNGEFPSTDSYIQTAFSSDSFCTPPSRERGTSVDCNDLDSVLTSAAMTFKSSPSILRKRKHPRHCLRSELDHVPSEEMSNISRNSPKILSPCGETTFYCKARSNAKKTFSFSSKGSEAIAAYMWV; encoded by the exons ATGGATGTCTTCACTTACAGCACAGTTGTAAAG GTCTTTTCAGATGCAAAAATGTGGCATTTGGCTTTGAACGTCAAAGAAGATATGTTATCAGCAGGTGTAATTCCAAATACAGTTACATGGTCATCATTCATTAGTGCCAGTGTTTTAACATTCTTCTACATGCTTGTGTTGAGGCTTGCCAGTATGATAGGGCTTTTCGCCTTTTCCATTCTTTTAAGAGTAATAAACTTCAGGGAACTTTTGGCAAAAACTACAAAGGTAGTGCAG GTTATGAGGACACTAAAGATGCCTGCTAGAGCTACCGAGCTTTCAGAGGCTTCAAATCCTGGTTGCTTGTTCTATAGGCCACTCCAACAAgaggattttgatttttttttaaaaaatggtGAATTCCCAAGCACAGATAGTTACATCCAGACAGCATTTAGTTCAGATTCCTTTTGCACTCCACCAAGCCGAGAAAGAGGAACGTCTGTTGATTGTAATGATTTAGATTCTGTATTGACAAGTGCAGCAATGACCTTTAAGAGTTCACCATCTATCCTAAGAAAACGAAAGCATCCAAGACATTGTCTCAGGTCAGAGCTTGACCATGTCCCCTCAGAAGAAATGAGCAATATCTCCAGAAACAGCCCCAAAATCCTAAGTCCATGTGGTGAGACAACATTTTATTGCAAAGCTCGATCAAATGCAAAAAAAACTTTTTCCTTCTCCTCAAAAGGTTCAGAAGCTATAGCTGCTTATATGTGGGTATGA
- the LOC126804957 gene encoding uncharacterized protein LOC126804957 isoform X2, with the protein MWHLALNVKEDMLSAGVIPNTVTWSSFISASVLTFFYMLVLRLASMIGLFAFSILLRVINFRELLAKTTKVVQVMRTLKMPARATELSEASNPGCLFYRPLQQEDFDFFLKNGEFPSTDSYIQTAFSSDSFCTPPSRERGTSVDCNDLDSVLTSAAMTFKSSPSILRKRKHPRHCLRSELDHVPSEEMSNISRNSPKILSPCGETTFYCKARSNAKKTFSFSSKGSEAIAAYMWV; encoded by the exons ATGTGGCATTTGGCTTTGAACGTCAAAGAAGATATGTTATCAGCAGGTGTAATTCCAAATACAGTTACATGGTCATCATTCATTAGTGCCAGTGTTTTAACATTCTTCTACATGCTTGTGTTGAGGCTTGCCAGTATGATAGGGCTTTTCGCCTTTTCCATTCTTTTAAGAGTAATAAACTTCAGGGAACTTTTGGCAAAAACTACAAAGGTAGTGCAG GTTATGAGGACACTAAAGATGCCTGCTAGAGCTACCGAGCTTTCAGAGGCTTCAAATCCTGGTTGCTTGTTCTATAGGCCACTCCAACAAgaggattttgatttttttttaaaaaatggtGAATTCCCAAGCACAGATAGTTACATCCAGACAGCATTTAGTTCAGATTCCTTTTGCACTCCACCAAGCCGAGAAAGAGGAACGTCTGTTGATTGTAATGATTTAGATTCTGTATTGACAAGTGCAGCAATGACCTTTAAGAGTTCACCATCTATCCTAAGAAAACGAAAGCATCCAAGACATTGTCTCAGGTCAGAGCTTGACCATGTCCCCTCAGAAGAAATGAGCAATATCTCCAGAAACAGCCCCAAAATCCTAAGTCCATGTGGTGAGACAACATTTTATTGCAAAGCTCGATCAAATGCAAAAAAAACTTTTTCCTTCTCCTCAAAAGGTTCAGAAGCTATAGCTGCTTATATGTGGGTATGA